The sequence below is a genomic window from Setaria italica strain Yugu1 chromosome IV, Setaria_italica_v2.0, whole genome shotgun sequence.
ACGTGATGTTGTGCCTATGGAAGCTTGTCATATTCTGCTAGGTAGACCATGGCAATTCGATATggattgtatgcatcatggtagatcaaatcagtattctctcatacaccatgataagaaaattgttttgcttcctATGTCGCCTGAAGCTATTGTGCGTGATGATATTGCTAAATCTACAAAAACTAAAACTGATAGCAATAAAAATGCCAAATCTGTTagtagtaagaaagatgagataagattgaaagggcattgcttgcttgctactaaatctgatattaatgaactggttgcttccacttctgttgcctatgctttggtatgcaaggatgctttgatttcaaTTCACGATATGTAGCATTCTTTGCCCCCTgctgttgctaacattttgtaGGAGTATTCTGATGTATTTCCAAGTGAGATACCAGCGGGGCTACCACCAATACAAgggattgagcaccaaattGACCTTATTCCTGGTTCATGTTTGCCAAACTGTGTGCCATACAGGACAAATTCggaggaaacaaaagaaattcagcgacaagtgcaagaactactcgacTAAGATTATGTGCGTGAGTCCCTTAGTCCTTGTGCTGCCCCAGTTATTTTAGTACCTAAGAAAGATAGAACATGGTGTATGTGTGTTGAGTGTAGAGCTATTAATAATATCACCATTTGGTATCGACACCCTATTCCACGTTTGGATGATATTCTTGATGAACTGAGTGGTACTGTTGTGTTTTTCAAAGTTGATTTGCATAGTGAGTACCACCAGATTCGTATGAAATTGGGAGATGAATGAAAAACTGCTttcaaaactaaatttggtttatatgagtggttagtcataccttttgggttaactaatgcacctagtactttcatgagattaatgaacgAGGTTTTGCGTGCcttcattggaaaatttgttgtagtctacattgatgatatattgatttacagaaaatctatggatgaacatcttgatcacgtacatgctatttttaatgctttacgagatgcacgtttatttggtaaccttgagaagtgcaccttttgcaccgatCGAATAtcttttcttggctatgttgtgactCCATAGGGAATTGAGGTTGATCAAGCCAAGGTAGAATCTATACAGGGATGGCCTATCTCAAAGACTATCACACAAGTGTGGAGTTTCCTAGGAATTGTTTCTATCACCGTCTTGTGAAGGACTTCAGCACTATTGCTGCACCTTTGAATGAGCTTACGAAGAAGGGAGTACCTTTTAGTTGGGGAAAAATACAAGagaactccttcaacatgctgaaagataagttgacacatgcacccctcctccaacttcctaattttaataagacttttgagcttgaatgtgatgatAGTGGTATTGGCTTGAgtggtgttttgttacaagaaggcaaacctTTTGCgtattttagtgaaaaattgagtgGGCCTGTTTTGAGTTATTCTACtcatgataaggaattgtacgCTCTTGTTCGCACATTAAATACATGGCAGCATTACTTGTGGCCCAAAGAGTTttttattcattctgatcatgaatctttgaagCATATTCGTAGTCAAGAGAAATTGAACTGTAGACATGCTAAGTAGATTGAATTTACTGAATCTTTTCTGtatgttattaagcacaagaaagggaaagagaatattattgctgatgctttgtctagcaGATATACCTTGatgaatcaacttgattacaaaatctttggattagaaacaattaaagaccaatatgttaatgatgctgattttaaagatgtgttgctgcattgtaaagatgggaaaggatggaacaaattcatcgttattgatgggtttgtgtttagagctaacaagctatgcatttCAGCTAGCTCCGTTCGTTTATTGTTGctgcaggaagcgcatggaggtggcttgatggggTATTTTGGAGTGAAGAAAACGAAGGACATATTtgctggtcatttcttttggccaaagatgaaAAGAGATGTGGAGAGAATTGTTGCTCGTTACACGACATGTCGAAAGGCTAAGTCATGGTTAAATCCACACggtttgtatttgcctctacctGTTCCTAGCGCTTCTTGGGAAGATATTCCTATGTATTTTATGTTGGGTTTGCCAAGGACTAGAAAGGGACgtgatagtgtgtttgtggttgttgataaattttctaagatggcacatttcataccatgtcataaaactgatgatgctactAAAATTACCAATTTGTTCTTTCAAGAAATTGTTTGTTTGCACGGTGTGCCCAACacaattgtttctgatcatgatgctaaatttcttagttatttttggaagactttatggggaaaactaggaactaagattttattttctactacatgtcatccccaaactgatggtcaaactgaagttgTAAATAGAACTTTGTTGACCATATTAAGGACTATTTTAAAgaagaacattaagatgtgggaagattgtttgcctcatattgaatttgccTATAATCATTCgctgcattctactacaaagatgtgCCCATTTCAGATTGTTTATGGTTTTTTGCCTCGTGCTCATATTGATTTGATGCCTTTACCCTCTTCTGAAAAGCTAAATTTTGATTCTACTAAGCGTGCTAAATTGATGTTAAAActgcatgaaaaaaataaaaaaacatagagcgtatgaatgctaaatataagtttTCTGGTGATAAAGGTAAAAAGGAACTAATTTTTGAACCTGGTGATTTAGTTTGGTTACACTTGAGAAAGGATAGGTTTCCTGAATTGAGAAAGTTTAAATTGATGCCTAGGGCTGATGGACCATTTAAAGTGTTAGagaaaattaatgataatgcatataagctcGATCTGCATGCATATTTTGGGGTTagtcccacatttaacattgcagatttgaagccatttgggagaagaagaagagtttgAGTCAAGGACAACTCAAttgcaagaaggggaggataaTAAGGACATCACCATCAACGATACATCCATGCCGACACAACTACCAGTTTCTATGtcgacacaagtaccagtttctggtcctagTACTCGtgcccgtgctcgtcaacttaatcaagtaagttcactcttgagttcctatccatcatatttagacTATGGAGACatgtgcactcttgttttggttaggaaccagggaCAAGatcgaaagggaaaaggattcgcgcaggctggatttgGACTGCAGGAtagtaccaacttgtgatggtcaccacggtcgcatacggactcggATTAGGGCGTTCAAGTAATTCATGAAATTCTTATGAagtttattttcatatggatctggactcctGAGGCCGCCGCAATGACCAAATTACTaacgagaggttttctgtccaaagtGTTGcatcaccttattttggcccaatgagccgtgtatcaagtcgggtccattagggacgcgtcctagggttggagcacaaccccaacaccctggtggtcGTCCTCCtaccttcatataccccttagccgccACCAAGAACagtgggttttgtttagatcaagtttagctctcgctacttacTTGTAAgtgcgcgtgctggatcagctgcCTACcttcttgtcttcggaaccccatcattattgagattgagtttgaaaccttcatcttcatttaGTAAATTTAGtatttgttatacttgttcttgctagttcttcgattgcttgcaggacaagtgccctagtggctgggtgatgcgctccacaagatcgcggtaGCCATTGGAtttggtgtatcggttgctaaggcgcagcatccttggaaggctgtagttaggccatgaacgtcatctccatccaccaatcaagtTATCACATGCTTCTTATCGAAAGATCGGAAATCAACACTAGCGAATTCCTATCAAAATGATAGCCCATTGTTATTGCCATGTGCAAAGTTAATAAAGAAAGGAGCTACATCGATTAAATCCATTTGTCTACTGCAATAAAGAAAGGAGCACAAAGAAACTGAAAGGATGGCCGGCGAGCACCGGCAGCTGTAGGACCCATCTAGGCAGGCGACACCGCGACAGAAACCAGGCGACGACAGACGATGGTGACAGGACCAGAGGCAGGGGTGCCGATGGGAGCCCAGCAATGCACtagcacgccggcggcggcaggagcgaTGCGGCCGCGGCTTCGGCGCAGTCGAGGGCTTGATTTAGGAACTGGATCGTCGTGAAATCGGCGATTGGGAGTGCCGAGGATGGGCACAAATTTGGCTCCAGATGCCGCGCGTTATGGGTACGAGTAAATATTGGGAGTTAGTTTTGGGAAATGTTGGAGTCCGATTTTCATAGTTAAGTTCAAAATTAAGTTATTGGGAGTAATTTTTTAGgactcttggagatgctctaagagcAATTCCAAGagttcctaaaaaattcttccccaaaatgagGTATTGGGGACTATCTCAaaaaatttcctccaaaaaTATATCAGGGCACAACAGAACGCTAAAAACTATCCTCCAATAATTCAAAACAAACCACGTCATCATAATCGGAATAATGGCAACTCGTTGAATCGGGCCTGTCTTGCAACAGCATGTGGAGCAGCATGTCATTGCAGGCGTCCATGGCACCAGGCAAGCACAGTGCAGACAGTCACATGACACAGGCCTTGCCCCACTCCGTCGACGAGCTCTTCTGCAACGGCCAGATCCACCCCATCCGCCTCGTTGCCGCGAGGCTCCAGCCCCAGCAGCCCCATGCGGACCAGCCACTCGGTCCGGGCGTCGCGGCGAAGGAAGGTGGTGACGGTGGCAGCCTTGACGCCGTGCCTGAAATACTAAGGATCGGACGACTCCGAAATACTACACCGccggcaatccatcgctacaaGCCTATTGCACGGCACTACACATACAGTGTGCAAGAACACTaccacagcaatggagctgccaCTAACGTTGGCTCTCGACGAATCGGAGGGTCAATTTGATTTACGAACTATGGCCATGATGCGAGCGCCGCCCACTGCGGCTGCCTACTTCACGGTGCTATTGCTCATGGAGCTAATCCTCTGCGCCAGTGCATCCATGTACCAGCCTCCTCTCCATCTCCGTCGGCACCGGCGGCACCGCCGTCCCGACATCCCCGCCCCTCATCCCTTCGCTCAGCAGCTCCTCCCAGAAGTCCTCGGTCAGCTCCGCCGCCCTGGGCCTCCTTCTCATCCTACTTCCGCTTCCCGAGGCCCTGGATGTTGAGTGCCAGGTTCTCAAGCTCCAAGGTCCCCGGCTCGCCGCTCCCTAGCACCTCGAACCCGCGTGGCTGGAACAGTAGTTCGTCCTGATGACGCGGGGAAGCccaggcgccgccgcagccgccgccgctggggaAGCCTAGGCGCCGCTGCTAGGGAAGCCCAGGCGCGAGGAAATGGTGCACGCGGAAAAACAAAAGGCACGAGTGGCCAATCGTGAGCGCGCGTGGACGGATTGGGGAAGAAGGTGCGCCCCGCATATTTGCGGGAAAAATAGCTGCGGATATAGGTACACGTAAATTTGTGGGAGGTTTCGGGGACCTATTGGAGCaactttttttctaattttcccCGGAGCTTTCGGAGTTGCTCTGAGGGCATGATTCGTCAGGGAGAAGATGAGTTGATTCCACGCTCAGGTGGGGAGTATGGCGCACGAGTGGCTTTGAGCTGTGAACTGGAACCACGCTCGCTCCACCTGTCAGGACCACTGGGCCACGTGCGGCGACACGCATACGGCAGGCACCGCGCGTGCGTTTTTGCTATAAAGCTAGAGGCCATGGACATCAGCGGCGAGAAGATAGAGATGGAGGCCATGGACATCAGCGGCGGCTGCGCGGGGAagacgacgaagatgaagacggtGTGCGTGACGGGCGCCGGGGGCTTCATCGCCTCCTGGCTCGTGCAGCTCCTGCTCTCCAGAGGCGACTACGTCGTGCATGGCACTGTTCGCGACCCGAGTAAGCTCCTGAATCTCTGATCTGGTCTGATCCCCTAGCTTGATCGATCACGGGCGGCGCATCTTCTGCCGATCGATCGGTTTGCTGCAGTAATCGGATCAGACAGGTAATCTGAGATCGATGCCGCAGGTGATCCCAAGAACGCGCACCTGATGGCGCTGGGCGGCGCCGGGGAGCGGCTGCGGCTGTTCAAGGCCGATCTGCTGGACTACGCCagcgtggcggccgccgtcgccggctgcgACGGCGTCTTCCACGTCGCCAGCCCCGTCCCGGCCGTCAACCCGACGAACCCGGATGTATGTAATTAAGAGCAGTTCAAATGCAATCGCAGATTCGAACATCGGCCTGATCTCCCATGCGTGCAGGTGGAGGTCCTGGCTCCGGCGGTGACCGGCACGCAGAACGTGCTCAAGGCTAGCGACGCGGCCAACGCCCGCCGCGTCGTGGTGGTGTCGTCGGTCGGCGCGGTGATCATGAACCCCAAGATCCCCGACGGCGCCGTCGTCAACGAAGACTGCTGGTCCGACGAGGACTACTGCAGGACCACCGAGGTAATCCAATGCTGCATCCATGGCATAAAATTCGCTGCTTTGTTCAACCACGAATTTCTCAGTCGTCTTGACTCGCTTCTGACTACTTGGGAGAGTCCTTCGCCGTTTCTGTCAGAATTGGTACTGCCTTTCCAAGACGCTGGCCGAGCGCGAGGCGCTGGCGTACGGCGAgaaggccggggcggcgatggaCGTGGTCACCGTCTGCCCGCCGTGGGTCCTGGGCCCGCTGCTGCAACCGACGGTGAACACCACCAGCATGCGCCTCGTGGCCTACCTGACAGGTAGCTTGCATTGGCTCTCGATCAACGACCTTGCAGTGCCTGTGCTGAACATCTATGTAGTAAGGCAGCAGGCAATGCAATAACATGATCAGAGCTGCCGAGCAGGCGAGAACACCGACGAGAAGATGAGGAACATGGTGGACGTGCGCGACGTCGTGGAGGCGCTCGTCCTGGCGCTCGAAACCCCCGAGGCGTCCGGCCGGCGGCTCATCTGCAGCGCGCACGTGATGATGGTGTCCGAGACGGTCGGCCTCGTCCACAGCTTGCACCGGGACCTGAAGCTGGACTACCCCAGGAAGTGAGAACCTGATCGATCGATGCGCCGATGAATTGTTATCATCAAGGCAGCGACGTTTGGTCCTCACTGTTTGGCGATGATGGCTTGCAGGTTTGTTCAGGTGGAAGACGAGAAGGGAGCCAGCTCCAAAAGGCTGCAGGCGCTGGGGTGGAAGTTCAGGACGGCCGAGCAGACTCTCAGGGACACGATTGACTCGTACAAGGCTGCtggaatcctaaaataatgagGACTGATGAGTGATTGAGCCATGAAGATTGGACTCAAATTAAGGTGTAACAAAATGAAAGGGAAAGTGGTAATAATGAGAAGCAATAAAACTGCAGGCGTCGAAATTGGCAGTGCCTttctatttttagaaaaaataaataaataaaacacacTTATGTCTCCAGTATCCATTATTGACTCTCTGGTAACGACAGAAAAGGCTACTCTAGGATAAATCTACCGCATCATCTAGAAAGCTTGCAAAAGGAGTTATAGATAGTTACCCCTGACGCGCAGCGCAGCGGaaaaagagttggagcagcCGGTCCAACGTAGGCGCGCGTCGGTGTAGAGGAAGTAGTCGATCACGATcgtctcctcctcgtcctcgccccAGCAGCCGCGTCGCGCCGCCGTAGCCGATCAGTACAGCTACAACAGCAACAACGCCTCCACGGAGTCCAATTACCGGGAGGGAACGCCATGCTCCGGTGTGCTAGCACCGCGCGCGCAGCAGGGGTCTCGGGGTCAGGCCGAGAGGaagtggcggctagggttgtgGCGTGGTGGATGGTGCGCCCCTAGCCCTACCTCCCATATTTATAGAACACACTAATGGGCTTCAAGGCTGAAGGGCCATTAAATATTTTAATTCCTCGTGAATCAATTACCATGTGGGCCTTTAGTCCGAATTGTTATGATTGCCTCTTGGGCACATCACTAACAAAATCAACATTACAACACGAAAATATGACAAGATTATGAACAGTCTGTGCTCGTGGACAAGCACCCACCAGCGCAAACGGTATTTGTACTGGCGCAACATGCTGACGGGAGCGATACCCGCCAGAAAAACGTTCTCTGGCCTGGTGAATAACAAATTAACAATTTAATACGACAAACTGAATACTACTACCTCTGGCTCCAGACTTCCAGTACAGAGGGTTCGAAACACAGGCGATAAAATGGAAAGGATGGAAAGTTTATCAAATACATATCATTTCCCTTTGTAATAGAATGCACGAGGATCTCAACTAAAAGAACAAGAGTTTTCTGTTTTTGTGGGTTAGGCGGCGTGAATGTATGATTGTGGTCGAATGCATCTTTATCATCAGATGAAATAAGTTCTCACACATGCCCGCTCGTTCAAAAACAACGTATTTATAAGAACCAAGTGAAAGCTTGGGTGTTTAGTAGATGCGGTTGCATCTCCTACCCACCTGGGATCAAAACTCAGGTTTGATGCCATGTCTTTCAACGGTGTGCATATCAACAACAAGGCGCCTATGGTGACATCATTACTCTTATATGCAGACCCAACATCTAAGTATATACTACCATgtttccagaaaaaaaaatgtgtattagagaaaaaaaaagcatttaTTCTGTTGGTTGTTGATGCTGGAGATTCAATGGAGGGAGTCAGGCAGAGTAGCGCGAGCTGAGTAGTGGACCAGCAGGACTCGATCACGAGAATTAATAGCCGGCATGCAACAACAATGCGTCAACTTCATCGTACCGAGATGACAGATGAGAGTCcggcctccggcgccggcggcttcaGTTCGATGCATATGTGCATGGAGGCATCATGTCGCGCATTCTTCTCGTGTGCGAGTTGCGGGTAGTCACATGTGAATATGCTACTATCTTTACTTATGATTGTGTTGCAAGAAAGATCAATTCAGTTCAGAAAGCGGACAGCATTTTCTTACATGTAGCAGCATGTGTTGTACTATTCTGCCACTGCAAATTTTGTACCTTTGTCACGGCAGGTAAAACATAGTTCATATTCGGtccgtttggttccctttgcttatttttaagcaagtgtcacatcaatatttagatactaattaggagtattaaacgtagactatttacaaaactcattacataagtggaggctaaatagcgagacgaatctattaagcctaattaatccatcattagcaaatatttactgtagcaacacattgtcaaatcctagactaattaggctcaatagattcgtctcgccgtttagcctcaacttatgtaatcggttttgtaaatagtctacgtttaatactcctaattagtatctaaacattcgatgtgacgggtgcttaaatttaagcaagtgaaccaaaccaggccattGTTCCATTCTGCAGCAGGTACAGAGATATGATATGAATATATAACAAATAATGATGAGGTCCTGATAGCGCCAACTCAAGTTCTGTTCTTTTTCATCGTACCGTGGTGGCGTGGTGCCAACAGCAAGGGCACAAGGCAGCAGGTTTGGTCCCACACTATTTGGCGGTGATGACTTGCAGGTTTGTTCAGGTGGAAGTATAGATGGCTGGATAGGCCGCTCGGCACTAGTCCGGTTTAGCCCGGTTCGAATAGACGGTACTAATAGGTCCTAAGGCTTTT
It includes:
- the LOC101762167 gene encoding cinnamoyl-CoA reductase 1; translation: MDISGGCAGKTTKMKTVCVTGAGGFIASWLVQLLLSRGDYVVHGTVRDPSDPKNAHLMALGGAGERLRLFKADLLDYASVAAAVAGCDGVFHVASPVPAVNPTNPDVEVLAPAVTGTQNVLKASDAANARRVVVVSSVGAVIMNPKIPDGAVVNEDCWSDEDYCRTTENWYCLSKTLAEREALAYGEKAGAAMDVVTVCPPWVLGPLLQPTVNTTSMRLVAYLTGENTDEKMRNMVDVRDVVEALVLALETPEASGRRLICSAHVMMVSETVGLVHSLHRDLKLDYPRKFVQVEDEKGASSKRLQALGWKFRTAEQTLRDTIDSYKAAGILK